Proteins encoded within one genomic window of Arachis ipaensis cultivar K30076 chromosome B08, Araip1.1, whole genome shotgun sequence:
- the LOC107610938 gene encoding protein FAR1-RELATED SEQUENCE 5-like, whose amino-acid sequence MLLRMDDESGHWHVAYFSDAHNHHVLELQFSSMLPGHRRMSEADIEQMNDMRKGGIGVSRIHGFMASLAGGYHNVPYTTRDMHNVNAKQRREGGLDAESCLRYLRECKTNDPTLYYKEVVDGEGMLQHLFWCDGTSQIDYQVFGDVVAFDATYKKNVYLSLLVVFSGVNYHNQTVVFAAALVADEKEETYVWLLQQLQTSMKGKAPMSIITDGDRQMKSAIEQVFSEAHHRLCAWHLLRNATSNIGKPKFTRMFRDCMLGDYEVRTFQRKWFEMVEKFGVADKRCVQDMYERRHSWATAHIRGKFFAGFRTTSRCEGLHAVISRYVKSQYSYTEFLRHFHGCLMFVRAKEVEADFECAKGDPVMSTNLKQLEWSAAENYTRAIFYLFVPILDRACAMRVVDSEDNGSYFIHTVSRYGTLGKDWRVVATSDTREARCTCMRMECFGVPCEHIIAVLVLNNVHEIRRSLILPRWTKDAKLVAVQSMGVILDSRHCHVDAEALRERRCRGH is encoded by the exons ATGCTACTCCGCATGGACGATGAATCAGGACATTGGCACGTTGCGTACTTTTCAGACGCGCATAACCACCACGTTCTTGAGTTGCAATTTTCTTCCATGCTCCCAGGCCATCGGAGGATGAGCGAAGCGGACATCGAGCAGATGAACGACATGCGCAAAGGGGGCATTGGTGTCTCCCGAATCCACGGTTTTATGGCGAGCCTAGCCGGCGGGTATCATAACGTCCCGTACACAACAAGGGACATGCACAATGTAAATGCGAAGCAACGAAGGGAGGGTGGCCTAGACGCGGAATCGTGCCTAAGGTATCTCCGAGAGTGCAAGACAAATGATCCAACACTGTACTACAAGGAAGTTGTTGACGGTGAGGGCATGTTGCAACATTTGTTTTGGTGTGACGGCACGAGCCAAATTGATTACCAGGTGTTTGGAGACGTGGTTGCATTTGATGCAACGTACAAGAAAAACGTTTACCTTTCACTTCTTGTAGTATTCTCCGGTGTGAATTACCACAACCAAACGGTTGTCTTTGCCGCTGCACTGGTGGCAGACGAGAAAGAAGAGACCTATGTCTGGCTGCTTCAACAGTTGCAAACTTCAATGAAAGGGAAGGCTCCCATGTCCATAATAACCGACGGTGACAGGCAAATGAAGTCTGCGATCGAGCAAGTTTTTTCAGAGGCTCACCATCGACTCTGCGCTTGGCATCTACTCCGAAACGCCACTAGCAACATCGGAAAGCCCAAATTCACCAGGATGTTTAGGGATTGCATGCTTGGCGACTACGAGGTCCGAACATTCCAGAGAAAGTGGTTTGAGATGGTTGAGAAATTTGGCGTCGCCGATAAAAGATGTGTACAGGATATGTACGAGAGAAGGCATAGTTGGGCCACAGCACACATACGGGGAAAGTTCTTTGCCGGATTTCGAACAACATCAAGGTGCGAGGGCTTGCACGCTGTGATATCACGGTATGTTAAGTCTCAATACAGCTACACTGAGTTTTTACGTCATTTCCATGGATGCTTGATGTTCGTGCGTGCAAAGGAGGTGGAGGCTGATTTCGAGTGTGCAAAGGGTGACCCTGTTATGAGCACAAACCTGAAACAGCTGGAGTGGAGTGCAGCCGAGAACTACACTCGTGCAATATTCTATTTGTTTGTTCCCATTCTTGACAGGGCCTGTGCAATGAGGGTGGTTGACTCTGAAGACAACGGTTCCTATTTTATCCACACCGTCTCTCGATACGGCACTCTGGGGAAGGATTGGCGTGTTGTTGCAACGTCTGATACAAGGGAGGCCCGATGCACGTGCATGAGAATGGAATGTTTCGGGGTCCCCTGCGAACATATAATTGCGGTGCTTGTTCTGAACAATGTTCATGAGATCCGGAGGTCTCTGATATTGCCGAGATGGACCAAGGATGCAAAACTTGTGGCGGTGCAGTCGATGGGCGTGATTCTGGATTCT AGACATTGCCATGTTGATGCTGAAGCACTTCGAGAACGAAGATGCAGGGGACACTAG
- the LOC107610939 gene encoding uncharacterized protein LOC107610939, with the protein MSDRTDHGVGSFEGEGSAGMESEEYDFQEDEHDHHAEADVDNGMRLNWKTVWTAPEELESIGWIDFLNLSEEDVLQFNFADVDIAFEFYQQYAKHHGFGARRSRSEKCGEVRIRQEFVCHRQGFRSPKFYSMPNWQKRPRAETRCG; encoded by the exons ATGTCTGACAGAACAGACCACGGAGTTGGATCGTTTGAGGGCGAAGGCTCTGCAGGGATGGAGTCGGAGGAGTACGACTTTCAGGAAGATGAACACGACCATCATGCAGAGGCCGATGTCGACAATGGGATGCGGTTGAATTGGAAGACAGTTTGGACGGCGCCGGAGGAAT TGGAGTCGATAGGTTGGATTGATTTTTTGAACTTGAGCGAGGAAGATGTTCTCCAGTTTAATTTCGCAGATGTTGACATTGCATTTGAGTTCTACCAGCAATATGCAAAGCACCATGGCTTCGGCGCGAGACGTTCCAGAAGCGAAAAATGCGGCGAAGTAAGGATACGTCAGGAGTTCGTGTGCCACCGACAAGGGTTCCGATCCCCGAAGTTCTACTCGATGCCTAACTGGCAAAAGAGGCCGAGGGCCGAGACACGATGCGGATGA
- the LOC107610935 gene encoding putative F-box protein At1g67623 encodes MAGSSQKGKTKLDVSIQQKCLPNLLPLKILSSIATMIASNSIEDLFNMQASCRLFASVCNSDIVYRHALVSVLPIACFLNYSGRPAMTFLRRCAKVQNSAAMLCVGMSHLFWCGHRRGGIRTLTEAAELCDVEACYISVMLLLSLDDKTDDEIHRGFEFFCVVRQSDAVERCREVFTQVFAGPWSDIPPADPEEPVSCRSGSCRTRGSIGDASDLSSVSCVQCLAEYEVRKFLGTYCV; translated from the coding sequence ATGGCCGGAAGTTCCCAAAAGGGCAAAACGAAACTGGACGTATCCATTCAGCAGAAATGTCTGCCGAATCTTCTTCCTCTCAAAATATTGTCTAGTATTGCCACGATGATTGCATCGAATTCGATTGAGGATTTGTTCAACATGCAGGCAAGTTGTAGGTTATTTGCATCTGTATGCAATTCCGACATCGTGTACAGGCATGCCTTGGTGTCGGTGTTGCCGATCGCTTGCTTCCTGAACTACTCTGGGCGGCCTGCAATGACATTTCTGCGTCGATGCGCCAAAGTGCAGAATTCGGCCGCTATGCTCTGCGTGGGGATGTCTCATTTATTCTGGTGTGGCCACCGCAGAGGTGGTATACGGACCCTGACTGAGGCAGCAGAGCTGTGCGATGTGGAGGCCTGCTACATCTCTGTGATGCTACTACTGTCGCTTGATGACAAAACCGATGATGAGATCCACCGTGGATTCGAATTTTTTTGCGTGGTCCGTCAGTCCGACGCAGTCGAAAGGTGCAGAGAGGTCTTCACGCAGGTGTTCGCGGGCCCGTGGTCGGATATACCCCCAGCGGACCCAGAAGAGCCCGTGTCATGCCGTTCCGGTAGTTGCCGTACCCGTGGGAGCATTGGTGATGCGAGCGATTTGTCCAGTGTGTCGTGTGTGCAATGCCTGGCCGAATATGAGGTGCGGAAGTTCTTGGGGACTTATTGCGTTTAA
- the LOC107610936 gene encoding uncharacterized protein LOC107610936, translating into MAGSSKTNRKEGNVPVEHECELQSFLDAASSKVVYQHVMMHVIPLVSFLFYLDWPERRFIDRCVEAGNADAILRQGLKEYFWIAHRGIGMELLSRAWTKGNVEVGYLSAMLLLCDHENEEEMQSGVKMLESVRTSGDVESCREFFADIFWERWVDERPSDPGDAVVCRSTTCTTHGTMACVNDVSRVSCVHCLADYEVRVFLEMFRF; encoded by the exons ATGGCTGGATCTTCGAAGACAAACAGAAAGGAAGGAAACGTGCCCGTCGAGCATGAAT GCGAGTTGCAAAGTTTTCTGGATGCAGCAAGTTCCAAAGTTGTGTACCAACATGTGATGATGCATGTTATACCGTTAgtgtcctttttattttaccttgaCTGGCCGGAGAGGAGGTTTATCGATCGCTGCGTTGAAGCAGGAAATGCAGATGCTATACTCCGACAGGGGTTGAAGGAGTATTTCTGGATTGCCCACCGTGGCATTGGGATGGAACTACTTTCTAGGGCCTGGACGAAGGGCAACGTCGAAGTAGGTTACCTGTCTGCCATGTTGCTACTGTGTGATCACGAGAACGAAGAAGAAATGCAAAGTGGTGTTAAAATGTTAGAGTCTGTCCGTACTTCCGGAGACGTCGAAAGCTGCAGGGAGTTTTTCGCGGACATTTTCTGGGAGCGATGGGTTGACGAGAGACCATCGGATCCGGGAGATGCCGTGGTTTGTCGGTCCACCACTTGCACTACCCACGGCACCATGGCTTGTGTGAATGATGTGTCCCGTGTCTCGTGTGTGCACTGCCTGGCGGATTACGAGGTCAGGGTTTTCCTGGAGATGTTTAGATTTTAG